CGTCCGCCGTACGTCCGCCCTGCGTCCGTCGAAATCTACCGCGGAACCAGCACGTTGATGCCGCCGGGAACCGCGCGGGCGCGGAGCGGGGTCTGGCCCAGCGGCTCGCCGTCGGCCTCGGTCAGCACGGTCGGCTCGGTTTCGATGGTGATGTCGCGCGCCTGCAGGAAGATCATGCGCTCGTCGCCACCGAAGCGCTGGCGGTACATGCGCCACAGCATCTGCGCCGCGTGCGTGGCGGTGCGCGGCGCGAAGATGCACAGGTCCAGCCTGCCGTCGCGGTGCGTTCCCTCGGGCGCCAGGCGAAAGCGCAGCGTCTGCGGGTTGGTCACCACCATCCCCATGTTGGCCACCAGCACCATCGACGCGTCCAGCTCCAGCTCCTGGCCGTCGGCGGAAATGCGGTAGCGCGCGGCCGGCGGCGCGCTGGCCACCTTCAGGATCGCGTAGATGTACGCGCCGAAGCCCCAGCGGTCCTTCAGCTCGCGGGTGGCCAGCGCCACGATCTCCGCGTCCACCCCCGTCCCCGCCGCCACCGCGAAGTATCGCCCCTCGGCCACCTGCCCCAGGTCCATGGGCTCGGTGCGGCCGTTCACCACCACGTCCACCGCGTGCTCCACCGAGCGCGGAATCCCCAGGTTGAACGCCACCTGGTTCCCCGTGCCCTTGGGGATGATCCCCAGCGGCACCCCGGTTCCCGCCAGCCCGGTGATCACCTCGCCCACGGTGCCGTCGCCGCCGACCGCGACCACCGAGCGGTAGCCCTGCTCGGCGGCCTCGCGGGCGAAGCGCACGGCGTCGCCCGCGCCGCGCGTCTCCACCACGTCGAACGGGCTCCTGCGCACGGCGAAGGCGCCCGCCAGCAGCCGCAGCACGCGGTCGGTGTCGGCCTGCCCCGCCACGGGGTTCAGGACGATCAGGTTGCGGCCGGCGTACGCGGGCTCGGGGGCGTCGCCCCGCAGCACGGGCGGGTCCAGTGTGGCTAGCGGATGATCCATTCGTCGCGCTTGG
This DNA window, taken from Longimicrobium sp., encodes the following:
- a CDS encoding diacylglycerol kinase family protein; translated protein: MDHPLATLDPPVLRGDAPEPAYAGRNLIVLNPVAGQADTDRVLRLLAGAFAVRRSPFDVVETRGAGDAVRFAREAAEQGYRSVVAVGGDGTVGEVITGLAGTGVPLGIIPKGTGNQVAFNLGIPRSVEHAVDVVVNGRTEPMDLGQVAEGRYFAVAAGTGVDAEIVALATRELKDRWGFGAYIYAILKVASAPPAARYRISADGQELELDASMVLVANMGMVVTNPQTLRFRLAPEGTHRDGRLDLCIFAPRTATHAAQMLWRMYRQRFGGDERMIFLQARDITIETEPTVLTEADGEPLGQTPLRARAVPGGINVLVPR